A stretch of the Argentina anserina chromosome 6, drPotAnse1.1, whole genome shotgun sequence genome encodes the following:
- the LOC126799538 gene encoding serine/threonine-protein kinase STY13 has protein sequence MKEKNDTGGGGGGGGYVRADQIDLKSLDEQLQKHLSRAWTMEKNKNREQEQEQEAELEAARRVVVGLGRRQEWEIDPSKLIVKGAIARGTFGTVHRGIYDGIDVAVKLLDWGEEGHRSDAEIASLRAAFTQEVAVWHKLDHPNVTKFIGATMGTSELNIQTDNGQVGMPSNVCCVVVEYCPGGALKSYLIKNRRKKLAFKVVHQLALDLARGLCYLHSQKIVHRDVKTENMLLDKKSTVKIADFGVARVEASNPNDMTGETGTLGYMAPEVLNGNPYNRKCDVYSFGICLWEIYCCDMPYPDLSFSEVTSAVVRQNLRPEIPRCCPSGLANVMKRCWDANPDKRPEMDEVVAMLEAVDTTKGGGMLPHDHPQGCLCFRRYRGP, from the exons ATGAAGGAGAAGAACGACaccggcggcggcggaggtgGAGGTGGGTATGTGAGGGCGGACCAGATAGATCTGAAGAGCTTGGACGAGCAGCTCCAGAAGCATCTGAGCAGGGCGTGGACTATggagaagaacaagaacagaGAGCAGGAACAGGAACAAGAAGCAGAACTCGAAGCAGCTAGAAGGGTGGTGGTGGGGCTCGGCAGGAGACAAGAGTGGGAGATTGATCCTTCCAAGCTCATCGTCAAGGGAGCAATCGCCAGAGGCACCTTCGGCACCGTCCACCGCGGCATTTACGACGGCATAGACGTCGCCG TTAAACTTCTGGATTGGGGAGAAGAAGGCCATAGATCTGATGCTGAAATAGCTTCTCTAAGAGCAGCTTTTACTCAAGAAGTTGCTGTCTGGCATAAGCTTGATCATCCTAATGTAACCAAG tttatagGAGCAACAATGGGAACATCGGAGCTCAACATACAAACAGACAATGGCCAGGTTGGCATGCCAAGTAATGTTTGTTGTGTTGTTGTCGAGTATtgtcctggtggtgccctgaAATCTTACCTCATAAAGAACCGTAGAAAGAAGCTGGCTTTCAAAGTAGTACATCAACTGGCACTAGATCTTGCTCGAGG TTTATGCTATCTCCATTCACAGAAGATTGTCCACAGAGATGTTAAAACAGAAAACATGCTTCTGGACAAGAAAAGTACTGTAAAGATAGCCGACTTTGGGGTTGCTCGTGTGGAGGCCTCAAATCCTAATGACATGACAGGCGAGACTGGAACCCTTGGTTACATGGCACCAGAG GTTCTCAATGGCAACCCATATAATAGGAAATGTGATGTGTACAGTTTTGGCATATGCTTGTGGGAAATATACTGCTGTGACATGCCATATCCTGACCTTAGTTTCTCGGAGGTGACATCAGCTGTTGTCCGTCAG AATCTGAGGCCAGAGATACCTCGTTGCTGCCCTAGCGGTCTTGCAAATGTTATGAAGCGATGTTGGGATGCTAACCCTGATAAGCGCCCCGAGATGGATGAGGTAGTTGCAATGTTGGAGGCTGTCGACACAACCAAAGGTGGAGGTATGCTCCCTCATGATCATCCTCAGGGTTGCCTCTGCTTCCGAAGGTACCGAGGACCTTGA
- the LOC126798039 gene encoding uncharacterized protein LOC126798039 codes for MGAYSNDGVLLSPVYSLSSGQDPRFSKYVHDNVHGSIDLDPLSLKFIDTEEFQRLRDLKQLGVTNSVFPGAVHSRFGHSLGVYWLAGEAVQRLKNYQGLELDIDRFDLQTVKIAGLLHDVGHGPFSHLFEREFLPRVQSGSHWSHEDMSVKMIDHIVNQHHIEIDSEMIKRVKEMILASETAMPIRSREKPFLYEIVANGRNGIDVDKFDYIVRDSRACGLGCNFEFKRLMETMRVLDDEICYRYKERRTVHKLFATRADLYQTVYTHPKVKAIELMVVDALVKANDYLQISSHIEDPAEYWKLDDSIIKTIETAPNEELKESRDLILRIRRRNLYQFCNEYTVPKEQMEHFKNVTAQDIVCSQRNGGIILKEEDVAVTNVRIDLSRGSQNPLLSVNFFQDYDSMVKFPISDDQISHLLPASYQDLIVRVYSKKPELVGPISEAFEIFQLKTYGIKAQICPTPEKKKRPRGF; via the exons ATGGGGGCTTACAGCAACGACGGCGTTTTGTTGTCTCCGGTATACAGTTTGAGTTCCGGCCAAGACCCCCGGTTCTCTAAGTACGTCCACGACAATGTCCACGGCAGCATTGACCTCGATCCG CTTTCATTGAAGTTTATTGATACTGAGGAATTTCAAAG GCTTCGAGACCTGAAACAACTTG GAGTGACAAACTCAGTTTTTCCTGGGGCTGTGCATTCCCGCTTTGGGCATTCACTTGGTGTCTACTGGCTTGCTGGTGAAGCTGTTCAGAGGCTAAAAAATTATCAA GGTCTCGAACTTGATATTGACCGCTTTGATCTCCAGACAGTAAAAATTGCAG GTCTATTGCATGATGTTGGCCATGGGCCTTTCAGTCACCTGTTTGAACGCGAGTTTCTTCCACGGGTTCAGAGTGGCTCCCATTG GTCTCATGAGGATATGTCGGTTAAGATGATAGACCACATTGTTAATCAGCATCATATTGAAATTGACTCTGAGATGATTAAAAGAGTTAAG GAGATGATACTTGCTTCTGAAACTGCCATGCCAATT AGATCCAGGGAGAAGCCTTTTCTGTATGAAATTGTGGCAAATGGCCGTAACGGTATTGATGTGGACAA GTTTGATTATATTGTGCGTGATAGTCGAGCCTGTGGGCTGGGATGCAACTTTGAGTTTAAAAG ATTAATGGAAACAATGCGGGTTTTGGATGATGAGATCTGCTACCGTTATAAAGAGC GTCGTACTGTCCACAAATTATTTGCTACTCGAGCGGATTTGTATCAAACTGTTTATACACATCCAAAAGTAAAG GCGATAGAGCTTATGGTGGTGGATGCCCTTGTAAAAGCAAATGATTATCTACAGATATCATCTCATATTGAGGATCCAGCTGAATATTGGAAG TTAGATGACTCAATAATTAAAACCATTGAGACAGCTCCGAATGAAGAGCTAAAGGAATCTAGGGACTTGATCCTGCGCATCAGGAGGAGGAATCTCTATCAG TTCTGCAATGAGTATACCGTACCAAAGGAGCAAATGGAACATTTCAAAAACGTCACTGCTCAAGATATTGTTTGTTCTCAG AGAAATGGAGGCATTATATTGAAAGAGGAAGATGTTGCTGTTACCAATGTCAGGATTGATTTGTCTCGTGGAAGTCAAAATCCCCTTCTAAG TGTCAACTTTTTCCAG GACTATGACAGTATGGTGAAATTCCCAATAAGTGATGATCAAATTAGCCACTTGCTGCCTGCATCGTATCAGGATTTGATAGTGAGGGTCTATTCGAAAAAGCCTGAGCTG GTTGGGCCGATCTCTGAGGCTTTTGAAATCTTCCAGTTAAAAACATATGGGATCAAGGCACAAATATGTCCCACGCCAGAGAAAAAGAAACGCCCTCGTGGTTTCTAA